From a single Candidatus Poribacteria bacterium genomic region:
- a CDS encoding Gfo/Idh/MocA family oxidoreductase: protein MEKVPICLVGCGGMGHRHVMGYKELKDSGIGNLDLIAVCDIRQENAELVANEAGHLLGRRPMVFTDLDQVLAHPNIAAVDVVTDGSTHHAVGVPALEAGKHTMVEKPLGITIRACQAMIDAAQRSGAILATAENYRRDTPNRLVRAIIDAGLLGDPYLMIQTSLGGGDTMAITPWRHLKEKGAIGLDMGVHYADIIRYYMGEYSGIFGRGLIVEPVRRKPDHADHPLISYRERVKSYPDSVEATGEDSVIALYTMESGAIVQLSYVGGGRGSQGWERSVHGRWGAVYAPGERNGNPVVLRLEGRELKGKEILSLLPQFELNEITERFFGKGGVEYEPPVDAPEPGIAVDAKHLAIEYHDFGQAIRNGTNPEVDGEGGMKAVAAIVGAYESALAKRSVSMESVLSGEVREYQVDIDAALGLDTPVN, encoded by the coding sequence ATGGAAAAGGTTCCAATCTGCCTAGTGGGTTGTGGTGGTATGGGGCATCGCCATGTCATGGGGTATAAAGAACTGAAGGACAGCGGCATCGGCAACCTCGATTTAATAGCTGTCTGCGATATTCGACAGGAGAACGCAGAATTGGTGGCGAACGAAGCCGGGCATCTGCTTGGTAGAAGACCGATGGTTTTCACCGATCTAGATCAGGTCCTCGCTCACCCAAATATCGCAGCTGTTGATGTCGTTACGGACGGTTCAACCCATCACGCGGTCGGGGTGCCGGCACTTGAGGCGGGAAAACATACAATGGTTGAAAAACCGTTGGGGATTACGATACGTGCCTGTCAAGCAATGATTGACGCTGCTCAGCGCAGCGGTGCAATACTCGCAACGGCGGAAAATTATCGCCGGGACACGCCCAACCGATTGGTACGAGCGATTATTGATGCAGGGTTGCTAGGCGATCCTTACCTTATGATCCAGACCTCTCTCGGAGGTGGCGATACCATGGCTATCACCCCTTGGCGACACCTCAAGGAGAAAGGTGCGATCGGCTTAGACATGGGGGTTCATTACGCTGACATTATCCGCTACTATATGGGTGAATATAGCGGGATTTTTGGCCGGGGACTTATCGTTGAACCTGTGCGCCGCAAGCCAGACCATGCGGATCATCCGCTAATTTCCTACCGGGAACGCGTCAAGAGTTACCCGGACAGCGTAGAAGCGACCGGTGAGGATTCAGTGATTGCGCTGTACACAATGGAGTCAGGGGCTATTGTTCAACTCTCATATGTTGGCGGCGGACGTGGCAGTCAAGGCTGGGAACGGAGTGTTCACGGCCGCTGGGGCGCTGTGTATGCCCCCGGAGAACGTAACGGCAATCCGGTGGTGCTGCGTTTGGAGGGCCGGGAACTAAAGGGAAAAGAGATTCTATCGCTTCTGCCTCAATTTGAACTCAACGAAATAACGGAACGCTTTTTTGGCAAAGGGGGCGTTGAATATGAACCACCAGTAGACGCGCCTGAGCCCGGAATCGCGGTTGATGCCAAACATCTAGCCATTGAATACCACGATTTCGGTCAGGCAATCCGCAACGGAACAAATCCCGAAGTGGATGGTGAAGGTGGTATGAAAGCGGTTGCTGCAATAGTTGGGGCATACGAATCTGCTCTGGCTAAACGCTCCGTGAGCATGGAAAGTGTATTGTCCGGTGAGGTACGGGAGTACCAAGTGGACATTGATGCAGCACTAGGACTTGATACACCCGTGAATTAG